From the Brevibacillus choshinensis genome, one window contains:
- a CDS encoding GDP-L-fucose synthase family protein gives MKRWRDKTIMVTGGAGFLGSHVVERLRNEGCQRIIVPRSREYDLRNPQAIRELLSKTAPDLIIHLAASVGGIEANRKNPGSFFYDNLSMGTHLMEAARLCNVEKFVACGTICSYPKFASVPFREEDLWDGYPEETNAPYGLAKKMLLVQSQAYRQQYGFNSIFLLPVNLYGPRDNFDLETSHVIPALIRKCLEAKQQNKDHITVWGSGKVTREFIYVEEAAEAILLASEHFDGEQPVNIGTGEEITIRALAELIAEETGFAGEFRWDSEKPDGQPRRCLDVQKAKDYFGFESKVGLREGLRKTIQWYANLTGGGNHAQ, from the coding sequence ATGAAACGTTGGAGAGACAAGACCATCATGGTGACGGGAGGAGCGGGATTTCTCGGTTCCCACGTGGTGGAACGGTTGCGAAATGAAGGATGCCAGCGCATTATCGTCCCACGGAGCAGGGAGTACGATTTGCGCAATCCGCAGGCGATCAGGGAACTCCTATCCAAAACGGCACCCGATTTGATCATCCATTTGGCGGCTTCAGTAGGCGGGATTGAAGCGAATCGAAAAAATCCTGGATCGTTCTTTTACGATAATTTGTCCATGGGTACTCACTTGATGGAAGCAGCAAGACTCTGCAATGTCGAAAAATTCGTGGCTTGCGGAACAATCTGCTCCTATCCTAAGTTCGCCTCCGTTCCATTCCGGGAAGAGGATCTGTGGGACGGGTACCCGGAAGAAACAAATGCCCCGTATGGTTTGGCCAAAAAAATGCTGCTTGTACAAAGCCAGGCATACAGGCAGCAATACGGCTTCAACTCCATTTTCCTTCTTCCAGTCAACCTGTACGGTCCTCGTGACAACTTCGACTTGGAGACGTCACATGTCATTCCGGCACTCATCCGAAAGTGCCTGGAGGCGAAACAACAAAATAAGGACCACATCACAGTTTGGGGATCAGGGAAAGTGACGAGGGAATTTATTTATGTCGAGGAAGCCGCGGAAGCGATCCTGCTTGCTTCTGAACATTTTGATGGAGAACAGCCGGTGAACATTGGAACGGGAGAGGAAATCACGATTCGGGCACTGGCTGAGCTGATTGCCGAGGAAACGGGCTTTGCTGGTGAATTTCGGTGGGACTCCGAAAAACCGGACGGACAACCGCGAAGATGCTTAGATGTGCAAAAGGCGAAAGACTACTTTGGCTTCGAATCCAAGGTGGGGCTGAGAGAGGGATTGAGGAAAACGATCCAGTGGTACGCGAATTTGACTGGAGGAGGGAATCATGCGCAATGA
- a CDS encoding FkbM family methyltransferase, with amino-acid sequence MNGPMESPQATFYRQFISPGDLCFDVGANAGNKTEVFLGLGARVVMVEPQKKCADILRNKFGQKPNCTIVEKALGASEGEAVMYLNDADVLSTLSTEWIERMQASGRFQRNFWRNQISVPMTSLDRLMEQHGVPAFCKIDVEGYEWHILQGLTRPLPALSIEFAEETIHNSVHCMHRLQQLGDYEFNCVKADNTSLELANWVDLATICSHLGQRTETFMWGDIYARQKR; translated from the coding sequence ATGAACGGGCCGATGGAATCTCCGCAAGCGACGTTTTACAGGCAGTTCATTTCGCCGGGTGACCTCTGTTTTGACGTGGGTGCAAACGCAGGGAACAAGACGGAAGTTTTCCTTGGATTGGGTGCAAGAGTCGTGATGGTGGAACCACAAAAAAAGTGCGCAGATATTCTCCGAAACAAATTTGGACAGAAACCAAACTGCACCATTGTGGAAAAGGCACTGGGTGCTAGCGAGGGAGAAGCAGTCATGTACCTGAACGATGCCGACGTCCTTTCCACATTGTCTACCGAGTGGATCGAACGGATGCAGGCAAGCGGACGCTTTCAGAGAAATTTCTGGAGAAACCAAATATCTGTTCCGATGACATCACTGGATCGATTAATGGAGCAGCATGGTGTACCCGCTTTTTGCAAAATAGACGTGGAAGGGTATGAATGGCATATTTTGCAAGGTTTGACCCGTCCGCTGCCAGCCCTCTCTATCGAATTTGCCGAAGAGACCATTCATAACTCCGTTCATTGCATGCACCGCCTGCAGCAATTGGGTGATTATGAGTTTAATTGCGTAAAAGCGGATAACACGTCTTTGGAATTGGCGAACTGGGTTGATTTGGCAACGATTTGCAGCCATCTTGGACAGCGCACCGAGACGTTCATGTGGGGCGATATCTATGCAAGGCAAAAAAGGTGA